AAGGCGTATCTTACCGTCATAAAGGCCCTGCGTCCAGCTCGGCTGGTCCGTGGCCTGCTCAAACTGGCCGTCATCATATATGATCACGGGTATAATCTCTTCGGAGGATAAACCATATTTATCGCGCAGGGCTTTTCTGGCCTCGTTTAAAATATTTAATATAATGCCGGCGTATTCAGCTCCGATATCTTTGTCAAATCGTATCTTGAAATAACTCTTCGCCTTTGTGCCGAATCCGCTCTCAACCGGCCGCTCTCTTTCCAGCGCCTCCACGCGTTTTTTGATATCGGGGTTTTGCGGGTCAAGAGTATGGGCGCGTTTAAGATATTTCAGGGCATCGCCAAATTTGTCCTGATTGTAATAGAGATTACCGGCAACTATACAAGCCGCGGCGTCATTGGGCATAAGCGAAACAGCCTCAAGCGCCCTGGCCAGGGCCTTGTCATAGCGCTTATTTTTTTGAAGATAGCCGGAATAATTCAGCAATATAACATAAAGGTTTTTCTTTAATACATCATCAAGCGGCAGATATTTTAGCCCCTGCCTGATATTGTCAAGAGCTGATTCGTATTCGTTGGAATTGGCAAGCTTTAGCGCGAAATTATTATAAAGCGCTGACAACTGCTTTCTGATATACTCATCATCAGGGGCTAGTTTAAAAGCGCGCAGGCTGTTCCCTATAGCCTCTTCGTCGCGGCCCTGCCGGGCATATACCGCGGCCATATTATGATAGGCATTGCTTAAATTTTTTTTAATCGTGACATTTGCCGGTTCATTTTGCAGGGCATATTCAAAATAAGTTATCGCCTGCCTGAAATCATTATTGCGCATGCTTTCCCGGCCTTTTTTTGCAAAATCATCGGCTATGTCCGCACAGGCGGCAGAGGGCAAAAGAAAAACAGCAAAGGCCAGGCAAAAAGCCCTTAATAAAACAGCGGGGCGCGTATCACGCCGCCCCGCTGTTTTGCCATCTTGCATATGATGGGACTTGGAAAACATTACATCATCCCCATCCCGCCTCCCATGCCTCCACCCGGCATAGGCGGCATAGCGGGCTTATCTTTTTCCGGAATATCGGTTATAAGGGTTTCCGTTGTAAGAAGCAGTGCCGATATGCTGGCCGCGTTCTGAAGCGCTGTCCTGGTAACCTTGGCAGGATCAATTATACCCGAGCTTACCATGTCAACATACTCGCCTTTTTGAGCATCATATCCGACATTTTGCTTTTCACCTTTGACTTTCTCTACCACAACAGAACCTTCTGCACCGGCATTCTCGGCTATCTTTCTGATAGGCTCTTCCAGCGCTCTTTTCACGATATTAGCGCCCACCTTCTCATCGCCTTTAAGCTTGAGATCTTCAATCTTTGGTATAGCACGAAGCAAGGCAACGCCTCCGCCCGCGACAATACCCTCTTCACTGGCGGCCCTTGTAGCGTGCAAGGCATCCTCAACGCGCGCTTTCTTTTCTTTCATTTCCGTTTCAGTCGCGGCGCCTACATTGATAACAGCCACACCGCCCGCTATTTTGGCAAGGCGCTCCTGGAGCTTTTCCTTGTCATAATCGGAATCCGTTTCCTCAATCTGGCGCTTTATCTGGTTAATCCTTCCCTTGATGTCAGCCTGTTTTCCGGCGCCTTCAACAATCGTGGTATTTTCTTTGTCAATAGACACCCTCTTCGCCTTGCCGAGGTCATCAAGTGTTATATTCTCAAGCTTGATGCCAAGGTCTTCGGTTATGGCCTTGCCGTTTGTAAGTATAGCGATATCTTCAAGCATGGCTTTCCTTCTGTCGCCGTATCCGGGCGCTTTTACTGCCGCGCACATGAAAGTGCCGCGAAGTTTGTTAACAACTAATGTTGCCAGCGCCTCGCCTTCCACGTCTTCGGCTATAATAAGAAGAGGTTTGCCGGTCCTTGCTATCTTTTCAAGCAGAGGAAGCATATCTTTCATTACAGATATCTTCTTTTCATGTATAAGCACATACGGGTCTTCCAGCGAGACCTCCATTTTTTCAGCATCTGTCACAAAATAAGGCGATAGATAACCCTGGTCAAATTGCATACCTTCCACGACATCAAGGGTTGTCGCCATTGACTTTGCCTCTTCAACAGTAATAACGCCGTCTTTGCCAACTTTTTCCATGGCATCAGCTATAAGGTTACCGACAGTTGTATCGCCGTTTGCCGATATTGTGGCAACCTGGGATATTTCGGTATGGCCCTTAACCGGCTTTGATATTGAATTCAAAAATCCCACCACGGTTTCAACCGCTTTTTCAATACCGCGCTTTAAAGCCATGGGGTTAGCGCCTGCCGTGACGTTCTTTAAGCCTTCCCTGTAAATAGACTGGGCAAGTATCGTCGCCGTTGTAGTGCCGTCTCCGGCGATATCAGACGTCTTTGAAGCAACCTCTTTTACAAGCTCTGCGCCCATATTCTCATACGGGTCCTCAAGCTCTATTTCCTTGGCAACCGTAACACCGTCTTTTGTGATTGTCGGTGAACCGAATTTCTTGTCTAAGACAACGTTTCTGCCTTTGGGGCCCAAAGTGACCTTTACGGCGTCGGCAAGCTTGTCAAGGCCTGCCTGTAATTTGCGCCTTGCCTCATCGCTGTATATGATCTGTTTTGCCATTTCTTTTAACCTCCTTTAAAATTTTCCGCAAACCGCGTTTTTTGCAAAAAGCCGGTCCGCCGTGTTTTTAAACACTATTTTACTATAGCAAGAATATCTTCTTCCTTTACGATAAGCATGTCTTCGCCGTCAATCTTTATCTCGGTGCCAGAGTATTTTCCATAAAGCACCTTGTCTCCGACCTTTACTTCCAGAGAGATAAGTTTTCCATCCTCTGTCTTGCCTTTTCCTACTGCTATCACTTTGCCTTCCTGCTGTTTTTCTTTAGCGGTATCAGGTAAAATAATACCACCCTTTGTCTTTTCTTCAGCCTCTAATGGCTGGACAAGGACCCTGTCGCCTAATGGTTGAATCTTTGCCATTTTTGCACCTCCTTATGCTTTTTTGGCTATTGTTAGCACTCGCAATTGATGAGTGCTAAATTTTAATATACACATCATCATATCCGATTACATTGATTATTTTTTGTTCAGGAATTGGATTATAGCAAATTCTGAAATTTTGTCAAGAATTTTTTTTGCGGGAATTTTTAAGATTTTTTGCGGATTTTTTTTAGGGCTTCTTAAAACAAATTTTTAACTTACCGCGTAGTCTTGAGAGATATAGTATCACGATAATCCGCCAGGAGACGTAAAGCAGTCTCTTGCGTAAGCGTCATTATACCGACGCGTAACACGCAGTATCTGCGTAAACGTCTCCACGCTTTTCGGGGTTTCTTAAACCCATACCGGTTTATGCGCATGACACAGCTTTTCATACTGACGAGAGATGGCATTTGGCTGAATACACCTCTTTGGCTACTTTGTCAATCACGGCCTTATTATCTTCTCCTATGGTTGAGAATTCGGCCGCTACATGATAAAGCGCCGGGTATTTGGTGCTGACAACCTTTTCATTGCGTATTACCGTCCCTATGCAGTTGATAGGCTCCTTTGTGAAAGGAAATACTATCTTAAGCTGTATCTGGGTTCCTACAGGTATAGGCCTGTCATAATTAAAGAGCATGCCGCCCGCGCCAAGGTCTCTGGCTGTAACAATGTCCCAGTCTTTTGGAAGCGGTGGAACAGTGTTAGGGTGCATGAACTTAAACCATGACATGAACGCCCTGACAATCCTTGGATACTTACGCTTGTCTATCATAGTTCACCTCCTTCCTGTATCAGATTTCAAGTGAATACTCTATACTGTTTTACTTGTCATTGCGAGTATTTTCGCTGTCATTCCGAGCGAAGCGAGGAATCTAATACTGACTTCACTCCCAGATCCTTCGCTAACGACTCGTGCCTCGCCTTCCGCCGCTCTGGATGACAGGCGTATGACGCTTGCCTCGCCTTCCGCCGCTCTGGATGACGCACGGGTCACTCCCAGATCCTTCGCGACCGAGGCGTGCTTTGCCTTCTGTCGCTCTGGATGACGCACGGGTCACTCCCAGATCCTTCGCTAACGACTCGTACCTCGCCTTCCGCCGCTCTGGATGACAGGCGTATGACGCTTGCCTCGCCTTCCGCCGCTCTGGATGACAGGCGGGTCACTTTGTCATTCAGAGGAGCGCCGAAGGCGCGACGAGGAATCTAATACTGCCGCTCCGGCCGACCCAATAACCGTATTTTTCTCCTTTTTTATACTGCCTGTTTTATCATATTGCCTATGCGCTCAATCGTCTCTCTGTCAACAGGCTTTATCTTTACCACGCCTTCAAGAGAATCGGCATTGGCAAACATATAACGCATCTCCTCATCAGAAATACCAATATCAATACCCGCATTTCTCAAATTCTCGGCAAACTGCCTAAACGGCATCTGGAATACAGCAAAGATAACCTGGACCGCCGTAACCATATTGTCCGCCGTCTCAAAGCCCTTCTCAACCTCAACATATCTTATATGTTCCGCGCGAATATCCACCATTTCACCGGCATCCGAATAGACAATTGTAGCGGCATTTACCGGTTCAAGCCCGGCCACGCCCTTGGCTTTTACGCCGTAGGCGCCTAATAGCTTTATGGCATCATGGCTGTTATTGCCATAAACACTTATATTGAGCATATCCTGTTCTTCCTGCGGCAGATTATTTACGATAGCGCCTAATGTTATTGCCAATGATTCGGTTACGGTATTAGCTTCAAACACATAGGCATTGCCTGTTGCTATGTTCATATATTGAGGCTTTTCAATAGCGGCAATAACCAGCTTTGATATGGCAAGCACCATATCCTGCGTCAATTCGCCCTTGACTTCAAACTGGCTCATCCTGGGCTTGATTACCATTATGTCAAATATAGGATTGACAAATCCATTCCTAATGCCTTGGGGAAGGCCTTCTATATCGCTTAAATCCCTCTCCAGAGCCTCTATGGTTTCGCCCTTTCGCTTATTGATATCAATGGTTTTTGACAGTGCCGCAACAAGTTCCTGTCTCTCGCTGGGATCTATTATCCGCTGTTTTACCAGATCAAGGTTACCCATTATTATGCCGAGATCTTCATAAAGCTTTTTGACCTGCTTTATTGTAACGCCAAGATAATCAGCCTGCGCGCCAAAAGGATCACTGCCCGCTCTTGCCGCGGCTATACCAGCCAGTATTGAAGATAGTATTGCGGCGCCATTACTGCCGAACAGGCCTAATGCCTCAATAAGCAATACAGGCATCTGAATCCTCTCGCCCAATTCGGTTATGCCTAATCCGGCAAAACCATCATGAGGCTTATTAGACGAGAGAACAAGGTCAACATTATTATCTTTTATAATGCCGGCTATCCGTGAAGCAATAAGCGGGTCAAAGCCTGCCAAGGCGTCCTGCGCGCTTACTATGCCTGCCGACGCCTGCTTAGCTGTCGGGATTGCGGCTGACGCTGCTTTATTGGTTAGCGAAGCTAATAGTTCAGAATCAAGCATTTTCTCAATACCCGCTATCTCATTTGCCAGTTGCGCTACTTCATCAGGCGTCAAATTCCCTTTTGTTTTTGCAATAAGACCGTCAATATTAATATTCATCGCTTGGAGTATATTCTTATTATTATTAAGTTCCGCCGCGCGGCTCTCTAACGCGAATTTGGCTATAAGATTATATATTTTATCTTTGAGCCCTACAAAGTCCGGGGTTTCTTCCGCCATCTCTTTTGCTATAGCATCAGCAATGTCAGCGCGCAGAGACTCATTACCTTCTATAATTTCAATATCATAAGGAAGCGGTCTTGTGTTATTGTTACTGCTTCTTTGAGCCATGCTATTTGTAATCTTTTCAACTACCCGCTTCCAGTCAGTTATCAATGATCTCTTGCCGGTTGCGTCGTCTTTATCCGTGAAATCCCTGATATGGCCTGCCAGGCCAGTCTTGCCTGTCATCAGGCTCGCGTTCCTTATAAGGCCGCTTACTTCCTGCTTGAGATCAGCTATCTCTTTTTCCTCTAAACTGTATAATATCTTTTCAAGATTATAGTCAATGGCAGTATAATTGCGCAATTCCTCGGCAATCTGCTGGAAGGGTTTGGATATATCGTCCGTATGCGAAAGCTCATGGATGAGTGTTTCAAATATAAGATATGATGCCGCTCTCTTGCCTTTTGATGTATCAAGTGACATCATACCTGACATGGTCCTGACCCATTGATCTGAAAGCTCTATTGTAGCTAGGCTATTGCCTTCTTCCTCAAAGGTTACCCTAAGGTTTACATCCTTGTCGGCAATACTGCCGATATCATTGCGATTGACCCTCCTTATAACAATTCCTCCCTGGTTGTTGTCATCTCTATAGCCGGAGCCGTATTTGGCCGCGTGCATAATAGCATCAAAGAGTTTCTGCAAGTCAGGATTATCTTTTATAAGCTCCTTTAATATATTAACGGCATCCTCTGTGCCTGCCATTATAAGCTCTATCAGCTCCACGTCTTTTTCACTTCCATCCTTGACTACAACAAACTTATCGTTTTCGTCAATAGTGAGCTTGATGCCATTACCGGCTGATTTTGTAAAATCGCTGTAAAGGTCAAGTTCGCTGTTGGGTATCGGGATAGGTCTAGTAGATAATGCCGGACCTTCTTTAGAATATACATCTTCAGCCAGCTCATGCACATCAGTATATGATAAAGGCGCGGCGCCTGTTTCAGCAAGGAAAAGTTTCTTGACTATGGCTACAAGCACTTCTATTTCGGTAGGTGTTAACGTGATCTTGCCCACAGCCTTTGCCCACGCTTTGATATATTCCTCCGCCTTGTCAGCCATTCCCATACTATCATAGGCGCCTGCATCATTGATATTATCTTTTTGAGAATAAAAGTCTACCATCAGCCTGGCCGCTTTTTCAAGGTCTTTAATGCCCGGCTTATAACCAGCTACTGCCTGGGAACGAATTTCATCCATTGCTTTGCCGATATCAGGTAAAAACACGCATTCAAGGGCTATTTTTACTTCATCACTAAAGTTTAAGCTATCTATCGCAGATAAGAGTTTATCTCTGCCGGCCGTGATATTATTAAAGAAGTCGTGCTTTATTATGCCCTTTTGGTTAAGCTCAATAAGCCTGTTCTTTATGGCATCCCTGGCATGGTTAAGCCTGTATTCGGGGTCATCCGAGCTTATTAATAGAGCGCTCGCGCCGTGAGTACATGTTACTATGACAGCAAGGTCGCTAATCTCAAGTTTGAAATCCGTAAACACGCTCTGAATGGCGGAAACCTCGCGGGCTATTAATATAAGGTTTTCAAGGTCAAAACCCGTAAGCCTGGATATCATACCAGCGCGGTTGGCAATAGCCAGCACAATATCAAGTATGCCGGCGCCTTGTTTCTTACTGTCATCAAGCAAAAGCCCGGCCAATGCCTGCCTGTCAGGATCCTCGGGCTTTAAACCAAAGAAACGGTTCTTTATGGTATTTGCTATATTAAATA
This sequence is a window from Candidatus Omnitrophota bacterium. Protein-coding genes within it:
- a CDS encoding tetratricopeptide repeat protein → MFSKSHHMQDGKTAGRRDTRPAVLLRAFCLAFAVFLLPSAACADIADDFAKKGRESMRNNDFRQAITYFEYALQNEPANVTIKKNLSNAYHNMAAVYARQGRDEEAIGNSLRAFKLAPDDEYIRKQLSALYNNFALKLANSNEYESALDNIRQGLKYLPLDDVLKKNLYVILLNYSGYLQKNKRYDKALARALEAVSLMPNDAAACIVAGNLYYNQDKFGDALKYLKRAHTLDPQNPDIKKRVEALERERPVESGFGTKAKSYFKIRFDKDIGAEYAGIILNILNEARKALRDKYGLSSEEIIPVIIYDDGQFEQATDQPSWTQGLYDGKIRLRYQDISRDDKNLKRLLFHEYSHAVLYLNLGADVPVWLNEGFAQFNEPDSAITAQDRVFLAGYMKANGPFSLELIDGMFSYKDSRQAITAAYLQSRMFFSYLYEKYGPYKLKRFFYELKVIKPWQKAFTKAYANSVERMDSNFNKYLASTLKNERP
- the groL gene encoding chaperonin GroEL (60 kDa chaperone family; promotes refolding of misfolded polypeptides especially under stressful conditions; forms two stacked rings of heptamers to form a barrel-shaped 14mer; ends can be capped by GroES; misfolded proteins enter the barrel where they are refolded when GroES binds), with the translated sequence MAKQIIYSDEARRKLQAGLDKLADAVKVTLGPKGRNVVLDKKFGSPTITKDGVTVAKEIELEDPYENMGAELVKEVASKTSDIAGDGTTTATILAQSIYREGLKNVTAGANPMALKRGIEKAVETVVGFLNSISKPVKGHTEISQVATISANGDTTVGNLIADAMEKVGKDGVITVEEAKSMATTLDVVEGMQFDQGYLSPYFVTDAEKMEVSLEDPYVLIHEKKISVMKDMLPLLEKIARTGKPLLIIAEDVEGEALATLVVNKLRGTFMCAAVKAPGYGDRRKAMLEDIAILTNGKAITEDLGIKLENITLDDLGKAKRVSIDKENTTIVEGAGKQADIKGRINQIKRQIEETDSDYDKEKLQERLAKIAGGVAVINVGAATETEMKEKKARVEDALHATRAASEEGIVAGGGVALLRAIPKIEDLKLKGDEKVGANIVKRALEEPIRKIAENAGAEGSVVVEKVKGEKQNVGYDAQKGEYVDMVSSGIIDPAKVTRTALQNAASISALLLTTETLITDIPEKDKPAMPPMPGGGMGGGMGMM
- the groES gene encoding co-chaperone GroES, whose product is MAKIQPLGDRVLVQPLEAEEKTKGGIILPDTAKEKQQEGKVIAVGKGKTEDGKLISLEVKVGDKVLYGKYSGTEIKIDGEDMLIVKEEDILAIVK
- a CDS encoding PilZ domain-containing protein, which produces MIDKRKYPRIVRAFMSWFKFMHPNTVPPLPKDWDIVTARDLGAGGMLFNYDRPIPVGTQIQLKIVFPFTKEPINCIGTVIRNEKVVSTKYPALYHVAAEFSTIGEDNKAVIDKVAKEVYSAKCHLSSV